TCCTGCTATGAAAGCTCCAAGTGCCCCTATTGTTGGAGCGAATACAGGCCATAATGAACCGGTTAAATTCGATACACCTTCCGCTAAAACAAGTGGCATACTTGCTAATTCCTCTGTTTGTGTATTAATAAAGATTTTAATCATTGGTACAGCAAAGATTAAGGCCGCTCCAGCAGTTACAACTGTTTTAAACGAATCTGACCATGCTTTCATATAATCTTTTGCTTTCATACCGTGTAAGAAATATGTAATGATAGATACGACGATAAAAATAGCACCCGGTAAATATAGCGGAGTAGATTTAATTGCAATTCCTGAACCAAATACATCTTCAATTAAAATCGTTACATTAGTATGTGTAATTAAAGCTTTTACTTCTTCGATAACCCTTGTCATAACTAATAAAACGGCAACTAACAAATATGGAACCCAAGCCATTACTAACGAAATCTTTTTATTACCTTCTATGACTTTTGGTTGTTCATGGTTTAATTTACCAATCCAATCCTTTTCCCATTGACTACGATCTTCAAAATCAAAAATCTCTTCCTTCTTTGGCATAAATAAACCAGCTTTTGCCGATGGAATGACGATTAATAATCCAATTAATGCCCCTATTAGAGAGGGAAACTCTGGACCAAGGAATAGGGCAATAAAATAATATGGAGCCGTAAAAGCGATTCCAGCAAATAAAGCAAACTTCCATACCTTTAAGCCTTCCGTAAACGAACGGGTTTTACTGAAGAAACGAGTTAACATTCCAACCATAATAAGTGGAATTAAAAATCCTACAATGGCATGAAAAAGTCCTACATTAGCGACAATTTGTAATAAATATTCACTATATTCCATTGAACCAATTGATGCTAATACTGTGGGTTGATCAATTAGACCACCGTTAACACCGACAAGAAGCGGTGTTCCAATTGCTCCAAAAGACACCGGTGTACTTTGGATGATTAAAGCAACTAAAACAGCTGCCATAGCTGGAAACCCAATGGCTACTAGTAGAGGGGCTGCAATAGCTGCAGGTGTACCAAAACCTGCTGCACCTTCGATGAATGCCCCGAACAACCAAGCGATAATGATTGCTTGAATTCTTCTGTCGGGAGAGATCGTAATAAATCCTTGGCGGATTGTAGAAATGGCTCCACTTTCCTTTACTGTGTTTAATAAAAGAACGGCACCGAATACAATAAACATGACATCTATCGCGGTACCAACACCATTAAGAGCTGCTCCGGCTACAACATTTGCTTTTGTTCCCCAGAAAAACACAGCTGTTAAAGCGGTTACAATAAGTGAAATAGGCATTGCGCGAGTTGCTGGCCATTTCAAAATAACCAGAAATAAAAAAATCGAAAAAATAGGTACTAAAGCAATTAAAGATAAAATTCCAACGTTCATCCATCTTACCTCCTTTAATCTTACCTTGATTTAAAATCTGTTAGGTCAAAAATGTAATAAGATAATTATCGTTATGTAAATAACTGATCATAGAGTCATCGGATGACTTAATATTAATGTAAGCGTAACCGAAAATCAACAAAAATTTTTAAAAATAATGATAGTGTAAACTTATCGTAGTTATTGAATAGGTAAAATTTTTTCTCATATTATTAATTTGAGTAACAATTTAATAGTATAATTTAAATAGTTGGTATAATTGTGGATTTTAACAGGGGTGAAGTAATGGAATATAAACAAATTAAACCTAGAAAGATAAATGAAGAAGTTGCAGAAGCTCTTTTAGAAATGATCAAAAATGGAGAGCTAAAACCTGGAGATAAATTGAATTCTGTTCAACAGTTGGCTGAAAGCTTTAATGTGGGACGGTCAGCAGTTCGTGAGGCACTTAGTGCATTACGAGCGATGGGTTTAGTTGAAATGAAGCAAGGGGAAGGCACATATATTCGAGAGTTTGATCCGATGATGCTAACGTTGCCTTTATCAACGGCAGTTCTAATGAATGAAACAGATATCGTTCATTTATTAGAGGTTCGTAAAATTTTAGAGGTTGGTGCAGCGGGTTCAGCAGCTATAAATCGGAAAGAAGAAGATTTGAAAATAATGTCTGAGCTAATAGAAGTAATGAGAGAAGGACTCAGTGATGAGGAACTCGGTGAAAAAGCGGACCTTAAGTTTCATCTTGCCATAGCAGATGCAACGCATAATCCAATATTAAAAGGATTAATGAGCAATGTTTCTGGAATGATGGTTGAATCTATGAGGGAGACGCGTCGATTGTGGCTTTTTTCAAAGCAAGCAACGACTGAACGGCTGTATCAAGACCATTCGAGAATTTATCAAGCCATTAAGGATCAGGATGCAATTCAAGCTCAAAAGCTTATCATTGAGCACTTAGAAAATGTTGAAAACGTGTTGAAAAAATATTATCAAGACAAAAAAGGAAGTTCCTAATTGTAGAGGAGCTTCTTATTTTTTTGTACTGAAATTTCAGGTCATCAGATGACCGGTTGACATATCATTATCAATATATTAAATTGATTAATAGAAAGCGTTTTCTATTTTGGTGAGGTGATAATCATGAAAGTGACATTATTTGTTACTTGTTTAGTAGATATGTTTGAAACATCGGTTGGAAGAGCAACCGTTGAACTGCTTGAGAGATTAGGCTGTGAGGTTGATTTTCCAGAAAAACAAATATGCTGCGGACAACCGGCATATAACAGTGGGTATGTAAAAGATTCGAAGGAAGCGATGAAGCGAATGATACAAACCTTTGAGAATTCGGAGTATGTTGTAACCCCTTCTGGATCATGTGCAACAATGTTTCGTGAATACCCACATGTTTTTGCAGGGGATGCTTTGTGGGAGGAACGAGCCATCAAACTTGCTAATAGAACGTATGAGCTGACACAGTTTATTGTTGATGTACTGAAAGTAGAAAATGTTGGGGCAAAGCTCAAGGGGAAAGCAACATTGCACAAATCATGTCATATGACTCGTTTATTAGGAGTAAGGGAAGCACCTACTAAACTTTTAGAAAATGTAGAAGGCTTAGAATACATACCACTAAGTAATAGTCATGATTGCTGTGGGTTTGGTGGTACCTTTTCAGTGAAAATGGGTAATATCTCTGAGCAAATGGTTGATGAGAAGGTTAAAAAGGTTGAGGAGACTGAAGCAGACTATTTAATTGGCGCAGATTGCGGGTGTTTGCTGAACATCGGCGGACGAATTGAACGACAAGGCAAGCCAATTAAGGTAATGCATATCGCAGAAGTTTTGAATAGCAAATAAGAAGGGAGATGGAAGTTAATGGCGATGAAAATCGGAACAGGCGAGTTTAAAGAACGTGTTGAGAATGGCATTAATAATACGTTTATGCGCGGGGCAGTCTCTGGTGCACAAGAACGCCTTAGCACAAGACGAATTGAAGCGGCAAAAGAACTCGGTAACTGGGAAGAGTGGCGGGCACTTGGTGAAGAAATTCGCCAACATACGCTCGATAATCTTGATTACTATTTAAAGCAATTTAGTGAAAAGGTTGCTGAACGTGGAGGACATGTCTTTTTTGCAGAAACTCCTGATGAAGCAAATCAATATATAAAAGATGTTATTAAGAAAAAGAATGGTA
This genomic stretch from Metabacillus sp. B2-18 harbors:
- a CDS encoding L-lactate permease, which translates into the protein MNVGILSLIALVPIFSIFLFLVILKWPATRAMPISLIVTALTAVFFWGTKANVVAGAALNGVGTAIDVMFIVFGAVLLLNTVKESGAISTIRQGFITISPDRRIQAIIIAWLFGAFIEGAAGFGTPAAIAAPLLVAIGFPAMAAVLVALIIQSTPVSFGAIGTPLLVGVNGGLIDQPTVLASIGSMEYSEYLLQIVANVGLFHAIVGFLIPLIMVGMLTRFFSKTRSFTEGLKVWKFALFAGIAFTAPYYFIALFLGPEFPSLIGALIGLLIVIPSAKAGLFMPKKEEIFDFEDRSQWEKDWIGKLNHEQPKVIEGNKKISLVMAWVPYLLVAVLLVMTRVIEEVKALITHTNVTILIEDVFGSGIAIKSTPLYLPGAIFIVVSIITYFLHGMKAKDYMKAWSDSFKTVVTAGAALIFAVPMIKIFINTQTEELASMPLVLAEGVSNLTGSLWPVFAPTIGALGAFIAGSNTFSNMMFSLFQFGTAESIGLSADGASYVVALQAIGGAAGNMICVHNVVAASATVGLVGQEGALIRKALIPMTYYVLAAGTLGMAVIAGGFSFWFFIYGAVVIGFILLMISNKGKRTKDAKSPKSFTA
- a CDS encoding (Fe-S)-binding protein, yielding MKVTLFVTCLVDMFETSVGRATVELLERLGCEVDFPEKQICCGQPAYNSGYVKDSKEAMKRMIQTFENSEYVVTPSGSCATMFREYPHVFAGDALWEERAIKLANRTYELTQFIVDVLKVENVGAKLKGKATLHKSCHMTRLLGVREAPTKLLENVEGLEYIPLSNSHDCCGFGGTFSVKMGNISEQMVDEKVKKVEETEADYLIGADCGCLLNIGGRIERQGKPIKVMHIAEVLNSK
- a CDS encoding FadR/GntR family transcriptional regulator, with translation MEYKQIKPRKINEEVAEALLEMIKNGELKPGDKLNSVQQLAESFNVGRSAVREALSALRAMGLVEMKQGEGTYIREFDPMMLTLPLSTAVLMNETDIVHLLEVRKILEVGAAGSAAINRKEEDLKIMSELIEVMREGLSDEELGEKADLKFHLAIADATHNPILKGLMSNVSGMMVESMRETRRLWLFSKQATTERLYQDHSRIYQAIKDQDAIQAQKLIIEHLENVENVLKKYYQDKKGSS